A region from the Neurospora crassa OR74A linkage group V, whole genome shotgun sequence genome encodes:
- a CDS encoding sugar isomerase has protein sequence MVEHGPVHNSEVYVLSQTPFPNHLHRGGRPSPPSPITPAEDDFCCSPIDKLPLHNFVEPAIAACEEQLAVESRLSGAVHLLNTASTALSCITDLYSSDRVARDGFHRAVDAIVRRQGDHGRNGKLVIIGVGKSGHIAKKLVATFNSLAIQAVFLHPTEALHGDLGQINSRNDTLMLITFSGKTPELLLLLPHLDQSLPLILLTSHTRPETCEIVRQRPDTILLPAPIHEPETKSFGVSAPTTSTTVALSVGDALAMVASHELHPSVSKVFAKNHPGGAIGAALRGSSVSPSPSISSSTSGTTPSSSRTTSSMSISSQPPSPPSPPPAARHSLRDLAIPLHEIPCLENQPGHDPTTPTLTAADLLLAAYASPSGWNQTPHPCPTLSFFI, from the exons ATGGTTGAACATGGGCCTGTCCACAACAGCGAGGTCTACGTCCTCAGCCAGACGCCTTTTCCGAACCACCTCCACCGCGGCGGCCGTCCCTCCCCGCCGTCGCCCATCACCCCGGCCGAAGACGACTTCTGCTGCTCGCCCATCGACAAGCTCCCGCTGCACAACTTTGTCGAGCCCGCCATTGCAGCATGTGAAGAGCAGCTCGCCGTCGAGTCGCGCCTCTCGGGCGCCGTGCACCTGCTCAACACGGCTTCCACTGCGCTCTCGTGCATCACCGACCTGTACTCGTCCGACCGTGTTGCGCGCGACGGGTTTCACCGCGCCGTCGACGCCATTGTCCGGCGGCAGGGCGATCATGGGCGCAATGGCAAGCTGGTCATCATCGGCGTGGGCAAGTCCGGACACATTGCCAAGAAGCTAGTCGCTACCTTCAACTCGCTCGCCATCCAGGCTGTCTTCCTCCACCCAACCGAAGCCCTGCACGGCGATCTGGGCCAGATCAACAGCCGGAACGACACCCTTATGCTGATCACCTTCTCGGGCAAGACGCCCGAGctacttctcctcctccctcaccTGGACCAGTCACTACCACTCATCCTGCTCACAAGCCATACCCGCCCAGAGACATGCGAGATTGTCCGCCAGCGACCAgacaccatcctcctcccagcCCCAATCCACGAACCCGAGACCAAATCCTTTGGCGTCAGCGCACCGACAACTTCCACGACCGTTGCACTCTCAGTCGGCGATGCCCTAGCTATGGTGGCCAGCCACGAACTGCACCCTTCTGTATCAAAGGTCTTTGCGAAGAACCACCCTGGAGGCGCTATCGGCGCCGCTTTGCGCGGCTCTTCCGTCTCGCCTTCCCCCTCCATTAGCTCCTCAACCTCAGGAACCaccccatcttcttcccgcACCACATCCTCCATGTCCATCTCCTctcaaccaccatcaccaccatcaccaccaccagcagcacgcCACTCCCTCCGCGACCTAGCCATTCCCCTCCACGAAATCCCTTGTCTTGAAAACCAACCGGGTCACGACCCAACAACACCCACCCTCACAGCCGCCGACCTCCTTCTCGCCGCTTACGCCTCCCCCTCCGGATGG AATCAAACGCCTCACCCCTGCCCaactctctctttctttatcTGA